The Phaeodactylum tricornutum CCAP 1055/1 chromosome 8, whole genome shotgun sequence genome has a window encoding:
- a CDS encoding predicted protein, which translates to MAALALLSSGQIPLTTFQAKVYHALVKVPEGKVTTYKELGLAIDCRSAQAIGQALKRNPYAPTVPCHRVVQSDLSLGGFGGTRSGAKIDRKIALLQSEGVRLNGNGCIEKSSVYTFPKKPQ; encoded by the coding sequence atggCAGCACTAGCCTTGCTTTCTTCGGGACAGATCCCGCTGACGACCTTCCAAGCCAAGGTGTACCATGCTCTAGTAAAAGTACCGGAAGGAAAAGTGACCACCTACAAAGAACTAGGTTTGGCGATCGATTGCCGTTCAGCCCAGGCAATCGGACAAGCTCTCAAGCGGAATCCGTACGCTCCCACGGTGCCCTGTCACCGGGTGGTGCAGTCGGATCTATCGCTAGGGGGCTTTGGAGGCACACGTAGTGGGGCGAAGATTGACCGAAAGATAGCACTCCTGCAATCGGAGGGTGTTCGGTTGAACGGCAATGGCTGCATCGAGAAGTCGAGCGTCTATACTTTTCCGAAGAAACCACAATAA
- the Gsr_2 gene encoding glutathione reductase (glutathione reductase, N terminus contains putative ER signal peptide (SignalP 0.857); putatively targeted to chloroplast) — MSATSDDNKEYDFDFFVIGAGSGGMASARRAATYGAKVAVTEVARLGGTCVNVGCVPKKVMWNAASIAESVHDMSHYGFSGMDNITFDWNVLKQARDKYIARLNGIYDRNLDNSGVTKILGYASLSGPGEVHIQPSEGDPIKYTAKHILIAVGGVPVFPKGEGIEEYAISSDGFFELEELPRKAVVVGAGYIAVELAGVLQALGTDTKLVVRKGQALRHFDEILRDTLDEEMQRQGIEIYRNTDGVEKIEADSDGLKTVYLQNGEKIEGVDTVLMAPGRRPNVDRLNLVELGVEQKKGGYIAANEYSETNVDGIYALGDVCGNVELTPMAIAAGRRLADRLFGGPAFKDAKVSYDLVPTVVFSHPTIGTIGLSEEEAKEKYGKENVKVYRSKFANLYYGPWQIEPEDKPKTAMKLICAGENELVVGLHVIGMGADEMLQGFGIALKMGATKADFDATIAIHPTAAEEFVTMFPWGLSPQKTGAIQSPLNGASPPEV, encoded by the exons ATGTCGGCCACATCGGACGACAATAAGGAATACGATTTCGATTTTTTCGTGATTGGAGCGGGATCGGGGGGTATGGCCTCAGCCCGACGAGCCGCTACCTATGGTGCAAAGGTTGCTGTGACGGAAGTTGCTCGTCTTGGTGGAACGTGTGTAAATGTTGGGTGTGTGCCCAAAAAAG TCATGTGGAACGCTGCATCCATTGCCGAATCGGTCCATGATATGAGTCACTATGGGTTCTCTGGTATGGACAATATCACGTTCGATTGGAATGTTCTCAAACAAGCTCGGGACAAGTATATTGCGCGTTTGAACGGAATCTACGACCGGAATCTGGACAATTCAGGTGTCACCAAAATTCTTGGTTATGCGTCCCTATCGGGACCTGGTGAAGTCCACATCCAACCCAGCGAAGGCGATCCGATCAAATATACTGCGAAGCACATATTGATTGCCGTCGGAGGAGTCCCCGTCTTTCCGAAAGGCGAAGGCATTGAGGAATACGCGATCAGTTCCGACGGTTTCTTTGAATTGGAGGAACTCCCGCGCAAAGCTGTAGTGGTCGGCGCAGGATACATCGCCGTCGAGCTCGCGGGTGTCTTGCAGGCGCTAGGAACCGACACAAAATTGGTTGTTAGGAAGGGGCAGGCGCTGCGCCACTTTGACGAAATTCTCCGCGACACCTTGGATGAAGAAATGCAGCGACAAGGTATTGAGATTTATCGCAACACGGACGGCGTAGAAAAGATCGAAGCCGACAGCGACGGTCTCAAAACCGTATACCTGCAGAATGGTGAAAAGATCGAAGGCGTGGATACTGTACTGATGGCTCCAGGACGCCGTCCCAACGTCGACAGGTTAAACCTGGTGGAGTTAGGCGTTGAGCAAAAGAAGGGAGGCTATATTGCCGCCAACGAGTATTCGGAAACAAATGTGGACGGTATTTATGCCTTGGGAGATGTCTGTGGAAACGTTGAGTTAACGCCGATGGCCATAGCTGCAGGGAGGCGCCTCGCCGATCGCCTCTTTGGGGGCCCAGCATTCAAGGACGCAAAAGTTTCATACGACTTGGTTCCCACAGTAGTCTTTTCTCATCCGACGATTGGTACTATCGGTTTGTCGGAAGAGGAAGCTAAGGAGAAATATGGTAAGGAAAATGTCAAGGTATACCGGTCCAAGTTTGCCAACTTGTACTACGGACCATGGCAGATCGAGCCGGAGGACAAGCCCAAAACAGCGATGAAATTAATTTGTGCTGGAGAGAATGAATTGGTGGTGGGTCTACACGTGATTGGTATGGGAGCGGACGAAATGCTACAAGGATTTGGAATTGCGCTTAAGATGGGAGCCACGAAGGCCGACTTTGATGCTACCATAGCAATCCATCCAACTGCCGCCGAGGAGTTCGTTACCATGTTTCCTTGGGGACTTTCTCCACAAAAGACTGGAGCGATCCAGAGCCCTTTGAACGGTGCTTCCCCTCCGGAAGTTTGA
- a CDS encoding predicted protein, whose amino-acid sequence MKRLWRHIANCKDQDCSVQHCLSSRGVLSHYRRCKDALCPACGPVRETIRKSHEMESQSNPQGVPSDNRFMGRDDSFGRSSSVTSPTEQEPKRMRTEHRPSAASIKSARSTPVSAPPLKQEPPRSIGKGEKVAPSAEKDSKGSVDRSLLESFSVKELETHLRSLERETQLPPAKLKSKCLDVLKGLMAHQHGWVFNGPVDPVELGLVDYFEIIKKPMDLGTIQKRLESSAYHSIDDFKTDIFLTFENAMVYNEDGSVVYDMAKQLKVKAESDMKRLVAQLETEDLERRQNERACTLCGSEKLLFEPPVYFCNGINCQSQRIRRNSHFYIGGNNQYFWCSPCFNELDDKIPIELADLTVMKNNLKKKKNDEIHEESWVQCDTCERWVHQICGLFNTRQNKEHHSEYCCPKCLLEKRKTVSITPAPKPLLAADLPRTTLSEWLERSVTKKVEKRKRELAEERSQNEGISLEEALRQVESGGPIIIRQVTAMDRKLEVRELMKKRYAHKNYPDEFPFRCKSIVVFQHLDGVDVILFALYLYEHGEDNPPPNQRTVYISYLDSVHFMRPRKLRTFVYHEILIAYLDYARRRGFATAHIWACPPLKGDDYIFYAKPEDQKTPRDSRLRLWYIDMLVECQKRSIVGKVTNMYDIYFADPNLDATAVPYLEGDYFPGEAENIIKMLEEGGGKKLGSVGKKKKSKSSKAQKNKGGNTGTRSTGVDEEALIASGILDGTKSLKDLDRDQVMVKLGETIQPMKESFIVAFLNWKDAREEDMIVPEEIEMARIEYAAKGDPELVGSKRDAAGNMRDATSKTGANGEPVKVIDDDAEDLDCEFLNNRQAFLNLCRGNHYQFDELRRAKHTSLMLLWHLHNRDAPKFVQQCVSCSREILSGKRFHCDTCPDYDLCQDCYKDPKANRGNCTHALKPLAVEADSGQDRSGLSEQERMQRQRNLLLHIQLIEHASRCSSQTCSSLNCAKMKKYLQHARVCKVKVLGGCKICKKIWTLLRIHAQKCKDTNCPIPQCNAIREKMRQLQKQQQAMDDRRRLEMNRHMRFSTAGGS is encoded by the exons ATGAAGCGACTTTGGAGACATATTGCAAATTGTAAGGATCAGGACTGCTCTGTTCAACATTGTCTTAGTAGTCGCGGCGTTCTCAGCCATTATCGACGGTGTAAAGATGCGCTCTGTCCTGCATGTGGGCCTGTCCGAGAAACTATACGGAAAAGTCATGAGATGGAAAGTCAAAGCAATCCACAAGGGGTACCGTCCGACAATCGGTTTATGGGTCGAGATGATTCGTTCGGTCGGTCAAGTTCCGTTACATCGCCAACCGAACAGGAACCGAAGCGTATGAGAACAGAACATCGCCCTAGCGCGGCGTCTATAAAATCAGCGCGCTCTACGCCTGTGAGCGCGCCTCCTTTGAAGCAAGAACCCCCTCGAAGCATAGGCAAAGGTGAGAAAGTAGCTCCATCTGCTGAAAAAGATTCGAAAGGAAGTGTCGACCGATCACTCCTCGAGAGTTTCTCGGTGAAGGAGCTCGAAACTCATTTGCGATCGCTGGAACGAGAGACCCAACTTCCTCCGGCGAAGCTCAAGTCTAAATGTCTGGATGTATTAAAGGGTTTAATGGCTCACCAACACGGTTGGGTTTTCAATGGTCCAGTCGATCCAGTTGAGCTCGGTCTTGTTGATTATTTTGAAATTATCAAGAAGCCCATGGACCTCGGCACCATTCAAAAGCGTTTGGAAAGTAGTGCATACCACTCCATCGATGACTTTAAAACGGATATCTTCTTAACTTTTGAGAATGCAATGGTGTATAATGAGGATGGTTCCGTTGTCTACGACATGGCGAAGCAGCTGAAGGTTAAAGCCGAATCTGACATGAAGAGACTTGTGGCACAACTGGAAACAGAAGACCTTGAAAGACGCCAGAATGAACGCGCGTGCACCTTGTGTGGTTCAGAGAAACTGTTGTTTGAACCTCCTGTTTATTTTTGTAACGGAATTAATTGTCAATCGCAGCGGATCCGACGAAACAGTCACTTCTATATCGGAGGAAACAACCAATACTTTTGGTGTAGCCCTTGCTTTAATGAACTTGATGATAAAATTCCGATTGAGCTTGCCGACTTGACAGTCATGAAAAACaatctgaagaagaaaaagaatgaCGAGATTCACGAGGAGAGCTGGGTACAGTGTGACACTTGCGAACGGTGGGTTCACCAGATATGTGGACTTTTTAACACCCGTCAGAATAAAGAGCACCACAGCGAGTACTGTTGTCCTAAATGTTTGCTTGAAAAACGCAAAACTGTTTCAATAACTCCAGCGCCGAAGCCATTGCTGGCTGCGGACTTGCCGCGGACTACTTTATCGGAGTGGCTAGAACGCAGTGTCACTAAGAAAGTGGAAAAAAGGAAGAGAGAACTGGCCGAAGAGCGTTCGCAGAATGAG GGGATATCTCTTGAAGAAGCTTTGCGACAGGTAGAAAGTGGCGGCCCAATAATAATTCGTCAAGTTACCGCGATGGATAGAAAGCTTGAGGTTCGCGAGCTGATGAAAAAGCGATATGCACACAAGAATTATCCTGACGAATTTCCCTTTCGGTGCAAATCGATTGTCGTTTTTCAGCATCTTGACGGAGTTGATGTCATTCTGTTTGCGTTGTATCTCTACGAACACGGTGAAGACAATCCTCCGCCCAACCAACGAACCGTGTACATCTCATATCTGGACAGTGTTCACTTTATGAGGCCTCGCAAACTCCGGACCTTTGTGTACCATGAGATTCTGATTGCCTATTTGGACTACGCTAGGCGACGGGGATTTGCAACTGCTCATATTTGGGCATGCCCACCTTTGAAGGGTGACGATTACATTTTCTACGCTAAACCAGAAGACCAGAAGACTCCGAGAGATTCACGACTGCGCCTTTGGTACATTGACATGCTCGTAGAATGTCAAAAAAGGAGTATCGTCGGCAAAGTAACGAATATGTACGATATTTATTTCGCAGACCCGAATTTGGACGCCACTGCTGTTCCCTATTTGGAGGGCGACTATTTTCCTGGTGAAGCGGAGAATATTATAAAAATGCTCGAAGAAGGTGGAGGCAAGAAACTTGGGTCAGTggggaaaaagaagaaaagcaaatcGTCGAAAGCGCAGAAGAATAAGGGAGGAAATACGGGTACTAGATCCACTGgagtcgacgaagaagcgctTATTGCGAGTGGTATTCTGGATGGAACCAAGAGTTTAAAGGACCTTGATCGTGATCAGGTCATGGTGAAGCTGGGTGAAACGATTCAGCCTATGAAGGAAAGTTTTATAGTAGCGTTCTTAAATTGGAAAGATGCTCGCGAAGAAGATATGATAGTCCcagaagaaatcgaaatggCTAGGATTGAATACGCAGCGAAAGGTGATCCAGAgcttgttggaagcaaacGTGATGCTGCTGGAAACATGAGAGACGCTACGTCGAAGACGGGCGCGAATGGAGAGCCTGTAAAGGTTATTGATGACGACGCTGAAGATCTAGATTGCGAGTTTTTGAACAATCGCCAAGCATTCTTGAATCTTTGTCGAGGAAACCATTATCAATTTGACGAGCTCCGGCGAGCAAAGCATACTTCATTGATGCTCCTTTGGCATCTACATAACAGAGATGCACCAAAATTTGTGCAGCAGTGCGTTTCTTGCAGTCGCGAAATCCTCAGTGGCAAACGTTTTCACTGCGACACGTGCCCTGACTATGATCTCTGTCAAGATTGCTACAAAGACCCTAAGGCAAACAGAGGTAACTGTACGCACGCTCTTAAACCACTCGCCGTTGAAGCTGATTCCGGACAGGATCGCAGTGGGCTATCAGAGCAAGAACGCATGCAACGCCAGCGAAACCTGTTGTTACACATTCAACTTATCGAACACGCTTCAAGGTGTTCCTCTCAGACATGTTCTTCATTAAATTGcgcaaaaatgaaaaaatatCTGCAGCATGCTCGTGTCTGCAAGGTTAAAGTATTAGGAGGGTGCAagatttgcaaaaagatcTGGACCTTACTCCGAATTCATGCGCAGAAATGTAAGGATACAAATTGCCCCATTCCACAATGCAATGCGATTCGTGAGAAGATGAGGCAACTgcaaaagcagcagcaggCTATGGACGACCGGCGCCGTCTGGAAATGAATCGTCACATGCGTTTCTCCACCGCAGGAGGCTCTTGA